The stretch of DNA taagcacaaacatgcacagagacacacacagtaaaatgcactcactcacacacacacacacacacacatgcacgcacacatgcacacacacacacacacacacacacacacacacacacacattttcatgtaCACTCACCAACTGCTTTGAACATGCATGGAATTTCATGGCATcaatgttttctctctttctttccaagtCGCATGGCACTGGTGCCTTTTGTTTTTCACATTACAAAACATGCACATTTTCAGTGGTTTCCACCATGTTTACTATCCAGGAAGAGTGCTAGTGCTGTTGAAACTGTATGTCACATTTTGTGTAGTTCTTTTCACAGAATGGCATCCATTCTCCCTGTCTTCAGGAAATATCAGTGTTAAAATGACCCCTTTGGGATTGACCGAGAGCCAGTGAGGATATCAGTCCATCCCTTCATCTCCCTCAGCTACTGTACATATTCCGGTGATAGATAACTGTACAGTCTGTTCCTATTGTTCTCACCGGCTATCAACACAATGACTGGCACAGACTCTTAATTAATCACATATTCATTATTTCGTTTTTTGGGTAAATGTGGCAGTGTCAAGAAACATAACTCCATTTTTCTGGACATGTTCTGTGGGAATGTGTTtgcttcaacccccccccacccccatcccccaccccctcaaccacccgctccccccattctccccctctcctccccccccctcccctgcccatcTCCAACAGTAAGAATGCTTTTTATCTTTGTTTAATATGACAGCcattctttattttatgttgatGTATTtatatgtttctttgtttatcatgCTGAAAGTTTCATGGAGGCAGCAAAACGCTGGAACCAGAAGGCCGACCACCAGCCTCTCGCTCCATGCATCGCTCACAGTTCAACTTTGGTGGTTATGGCGGGTACGGGACCTACCCAGGGGTACCCAGGGCATGAGGTGGAACATCCCGACGTCTGGAAGAGTGACTACACCAAGACCTATTTTGAGAAAGACATTGTTCCGGTACGTTGTCTTTTCTGTTTCATTGACTGCAGATTAACGTGTCTTTATTTGTGTGCACCTGCATGTACACATTCACtcttagacatacacacaccagcacacagagaTAAATGTTATGCTTGCAAATGTACCACACTTTTTTTAATCATATAAATTCCAAATACAAGCATTCTGTGTTGTATTTtgaatgagtgcatgtgtgtgtgtgtgtgtgcgtgtgcgtgtgcgtgttaatATATCTGTCAGTGCACGTATGTGTACCTGACCACAAAGTGCAACATGACTATCAAAAtgagattaaaatttttttttttttaaaaggaaccATAGTTAAACACATTTTCACCACTTCATGCATTACCTATAGTATAAATCACTCTGTTGTTTATCAGCATAGTTCTGGATGttataacggagagagagagagagagagacagagagagagagaatacatgtcACTGGTCATGACGCTGGCAAGTTGTCTGCTTTGCTTGTTCAGGCCAATCGCCTTCACCTGACCTCGCTGGCCAACCGCATCAACcagacagagggagtgaagaTGAAGGAGGTGGTGAAGCCCAGCGAGGGGCCCATGAATTACTTCACCCAGTACAAGAGGGTCCACGACAAGCTGGGCACACTGCGAGGGCCTGGGGTACAACGGGGCTACCCCATCcgtgaacagtacaacaccatcacAGGTAGGGTCTACCCCATCcgtgaacagtacaacaccatcacAGGTAGGGTCTACCCCATCCGTGAACAGTACACCACCATCACAGGTAGGGTTTACCCCATCCGTGAACAGTACCAGGGTCTACCCCATCcgtgaacagtacaacaccatcacAGGTAGGGTCTACCCCATCcatgaacagtacaacaccatcTCAGGTAGGGTCTACCCCATCcgtgaacagtacaacaccatcacAGGTAGGGTCCACCCCATCcgtgaacagtacaacaccatcacAGGTAGGGTCTACCCCATCcgtgaacagtacaacaccatcacAGGTAGGGTTTACCCCATCCGTGAACAGTACAACTCCATCACAGGTAGGGTCTACCCCATCcgtgaacagtacaacaccatcacAGGTGGGGTCTACCCCATCCGTgaacagcacaacaccatcacaGGTAGGGTCTACCCCATCcatgaacagtacaacaccatcacAGGTAGGGTCTACCCCATCCGTgaacagcacaacaccatcacaGGTAGGGTCTACCCCATCCGTGAACAGTACAACTCCATCACAGGTAGGGTCTACCCCATCcgtgaacagtacaacaccatcacAGGTAGGGTCTACCCCATCcgtgaacagtacaacaccatcacAGGTAGGGTCTACACCATCACAGGTAGGGTCTACCCCATCcgtgaacagtacaacaccatcTCAGGTAGGGTCTACCCATCcgtgaacagtacaacaccatcacAGGTAGGGTCTACCCCATCCCTGAACAGTACAACACCCTCACAGGTAGGGTCTACCCCATCCATgaacagcacaacaccatcacatgtaggGTCTACCCCATCcatgaacagtacaacaccatcacAGGTAGGGTCTACCCCATCcgtgaacagtacaacaccatcacAGGTAGGGTCTACCCCATCcgtgaacagtacaacaccatcacAGGTGGGGTCTACCCCATCcatgaacagtacaacaccatcacAGGTAGGGTCTACCCCATCcgtgaacagtacaacaccatcacAGGTAGGGTCTACCCCATCcgtgaacagtacaacaccatcacAGGTGGGGTCTACCCCATCcatgaacagtacaacaccatcacAGGTAGGGTTTACCCCATCcgtgaacagtacaacaccatcaTAGGTAGGGTCTACCCCATCcgtgaacagtacaacaccatcacAGGTAGGGTCTACCCCATCcgtgaacagtacaacaccatcacAGGTAGGGTTTACCCCATCcgtgaacagtacaacaccatcacAGGTAGGGTCTACCCCATCcgtgaacagtacaacaccatcacAGGTAGGGTCTACCCCATCCGTGAACAGTACAGCACCATCACAGGTAGGGGCTGCCAGTTtgacaaaaataaagaaacggTTATAGGTTTCATAGGCTTTTACAGACATCAGGGCAGTCAGTGCATGTCCAGGAATTTGGCAGAATGGATGAAACCCACATCCTcatggacactgcattggcagataagacgctcgtctgccaattcattgtccacgagggtctgggttcgattccagctCCTGCCTTTTCTctgaagtttgactgggaaatcgaactaagcatctagtcattcagatggacgaaaaactgaggtcccatgtccAGCATGCATTtgtttcactgaaaaaaaacccatggcaacaaaagtattgtcctctagAAATATTCTTaaaaagaagtccactctgataggtacacaaatatacatgcatgcactcaagacctgagtgtatatatatgacagtcagtcgtgtccgactatgaccatcagaacagcagaggaggcaactgctgttctgactatttgggctagaatttgattatagtggagagtgtcttgcccaagtacatccccagtctctcggccaagagggttttaggacagtcggcgttgggatggttcccaaaggccaactagcccacaaggctgcagcactaagatccagtgcaattttgcctcctagtttgagagtcatagtccttcacaaaagactgagctgtaaatggtttcccactgactggataaaccattgataatacagctctcactttgctgttggcccaaatgtaaacctGACTAGGCATGTTGGGTTGTgtagctgtcaggcatctgtccagcacatatggatttatccaaatgcagtgacacgtctttgagaaactgaaactgaaagcatatCCATTCTGTGTAGGGCTTGTATTGAATGCAGGAGCCAAATCCTCTCCTACCACTACTGCCTGCATATGGTCTTctgattccttcttcttctgtgttcgtgggctgcaactcccaagttcactcgtatatgcgcgagtgggcttttacgtgtatgaccgtttttaacccgccatgtaggcagccatactccgctttcgggggtgtgcatgctgggtatgttcttgtttccataacccaccgaacgctgacatggattacaggatctttaacgtgcgtatttgatcttctgcttgcgtatacacacgaaggaggttcaggcactagcaggtctgcacatatgttgacctgggagatcggaaaaatctccaccctttacccaccaggcgctgtcaccgtgattcgaacccgggaccctcagattgaaagtccaacgctttaaccactcggctattgcacccgtcttctGATTCCAATACACCTGTGGAGTCCGCATCAACAAGTGTACGATAGCAATAATGGGAATTATCTCTTACAAAAATATCAAGAAGTTTGGCACGATATCAGAGTGGTTATCATGTTGGACTTTTAGTCTGAGAGTCCTTGGTTCAAACCCGTTATCGGTGCCTGATGGATTCAGAGTGGAGAtatttcctatctcccaggtcagcatatatacatgtatatatatagacagatagatagatagatagatatacccaaatgcaaaagaacagagaaaaataatgtataccttttttccccccatttcttGCTGACTGATGCCATCTCTAAAGTATCACTCGTGCATTCTTTTAGTAGCCTGACCATTGCATCAGGTTCATGCgaggatcaggcatctgctctttgttttgtttttttctaggtgcagcatatatggatcagtcgatatctttgacatctccttgaaactgaaactgatgagcTTAATAAGGATTTgattcaaagaaaaataaactgcATGACAGGCTGTCCTGTACATTTCATCATGAAAACTGCAGTCTGCACAGTATGGGGCCCCTCTACAGCACTGCCCACTGTTGTGTTTTTTGAACAGGGGAGGTGATGGGCCTTGCCTGGAAGGAAGAGAATCACCGCACGTCGGGTAACCGAGTCCTCCACGGGATTCGGAGTGCCATGCCCAGCACTACTCTCCAATGATTTCAGCGCCTCACGTTCCTGACAGGCCTGTCACCTTTGTGCAATCTGGTGTGAACTGTCTCGCCTGTccttcattgggtttttttttttttttttgattgttgttgttgtcttttttttgcgGCCCCATGATCTGCACcatttctgtggcattactcctaGGCCACTCACTCCAAGTTACACGACCATGCCTTGGTCTGGGTTCGTGTGTCGCAGTCCCAtcgttggcagtccgcagggaacaatCGATTTAGgttaccaggaggccacacaccagaggagatcctgcactgctgccgagtcacttcggtggtgttcagtcatgcctgttttgatttaatgtacttaggacaccacctacaaagTCCCTTATTGCCTGTTCATCCTTTTTTTGCCAGCATTAATATTCATTATTGACAGTCTTGTTATGACAGCAACAATATTGAGGTGTTTTTTCTCCAGCATTACTATTAATTTTACAGTCTTGTGACAGCTTACAATATTGaggtgtgcttttgttgttgttgttgttgttgttgtttttttttgccggcATTACTATTTGCAGTCTTGTTGTGACCATTGACAATATTGTGAAAAATATATTTCTTACTTTTTGGGGTTTGGGTTGGGGGAGTTGCTATGAAATGGGAGATGATACAGGTCAACACAAATTGTTGTTTATCAACACAAAGGCCTGTTATTACAAAagtgtatatgcatgtgaatgaatGCATGTTCATATTAATGCATGGTGCATGCTAGTGTTGGAGTTTTTCCTCTTGCCCAGTTTTCCAGTCACATGTATCACATATGTAAaacctctgtgcatgtgtggaaatgtgtgtgtgtgtgtgtgtgtgtgcttgcatgcatgcgtgtgtctgcgtgcgtgcgtgcgtgtgtgtgagtgaaaatgtgtgagtgtgagttagGACAGGGTATTGACGAACCCATATATCAAACTTAATTAACATGAAAAAGTTATGGATATGCTTGATGGGAGACTTGCTCAGTGACTCCAAATGAGTTTTACTGTATGATAAATagctgtatgcatgcatgaagtATTGTCACATATGCACTAACACAGGATCATTGTTCCAGTGGTTAACTGTGTTGTGCagcaaatgttttttttgtgtgtattgtttggtTTATTTCAAGTTGAACACTCACAACGAAACAATCTGATTATTGTGAGGATTATTTTACTAATTTCTTAACCTGGCCATCACTAATCCAGATCAGTATTTTTGAAAATTGTATTGAATCATATCAAATTTGATGTATTGTTATTTCCATAAGTCCcatgtgatgatgctgtgatttttgtgtgcTTAATCAAATATTTGAGGGCAGTGGGTGGGTAAGAGTGAGAGGAATATGATCATATTGATGTGGACTTGGgcatagttatttatttatttgtgaaaAAGCGCTACTTTTAAACATTATGATTTGTTATTTGCATGTGGCATTgctgtattttaaaaaaattacctTTCCATTCCCTTCCCTGTTCAACTGCTTTTGGGTATGTCCTCACAGTTTGTAATAAGAGGTTTGGATCTAAGATCATTCGCATTGGCTGCTTGTAATCCTGCACTTGTGATACAGCTAATAATCCAGTAAATAACCAAATGGCCTCATCTtctctgtgcgagtgtgtgtgtgcatgtctatgtgtgtgtatgtatgccaacATGCGAACACAATTTATGTGCCTTCTACTGTTCCAGGCCATTTGTTGTCTCTGGTTCTTTTATACCAAAAGTTGATACTGACAGTAACATCGAGTTTTATTTACTCTTGTTGTCTATGCTTAGCTAAAGCCTATTCCTCGTGCTGTCACAACAAATGGTAATGACACTGTTCTGAAACAATTTACCCGGTGCCTTATTATAAATTAAAAGGTTGTTTAATGACTTCATCAGGTCAAACTGCATAGTCTGTTACAAACGTAAAATACAACACACGGCAACACCGACTGaacttcattcattcacacacacacacacacacacacacacacacacacacacacactacctctttCACTCGCTCATCACATCCACCCAGTTttaacaacaaacagaagaaagataCACAGATGTAAACAGCATCCagccattttatttttatttttccattgGCCATGACAACAAAATTCTTCAGTACACAATATAAAAACTGGAACAATATTCCAGCTACTTACACAAAGACAAAGGCTGCATGAAGAGGACATTTTACTACAGAGaagtgagactttttttttttttaatatctggaCAACCtataaacaaaacacagaaacaaaacaaaagatatttccaatgtttttgttgttttttctactgtAACTCACACAAAAAATGTTCTATGTATGTTTTCACcttagttttatttcttttctatcaGTTATGAAGCAGGAAAATTCCAAAAGGCCTCAGAAAACGGACTGCTTTCTGTTTGTCATTCAAGCCATGCAACTTCAGGAAACTGTTTGCTGGCATCAAAATCCAAAATCATTTTaaatgagaaaacaaaaacagtgttTACTACcatagaataaaaacaaaaacagatggtTACATTTACAAAATCAAAAATACCACTACATTTCCTTTGTATCATAACAAttatcaaataaataaacaattatcaaataaataaacaaacaattaaacaaaataaaacataaaagcaGATACACAGGAGGAACACAAACTCAGTgagaatttgaaaacaaaatagcaacattcaaaaaaggaaacaaaataaaagatttttttcaaattttaaatcaaaacaaaataaatttaaaaaacatcTACTGTTCTGGTGAAATGCTGTCTTTAAAACCATGTAACTCCGCAAAATTTGGCTGAAAATTCTTGCTCAGGTCAAACATTGTATCCCATTTGAAAGAAGGTACAGCGAGTTCCTCTTCACCGATTTGTAGTCACTATACTCATATCCGTCAAAGACAAAAttacacaaaacaagcaaacagctACACTGCTGAGGGTTTTGCACAGTATACATATGAAGAGTAAATCAGGAAATCAGAGAAATGGTGAGGTCTGGGGGATGGGCTGTCAAGCAGGGAACAGGAGGCGTCCATAAATGTCACTAATCAGAAAGATTTGCGAACTGAGTCCATCCAGAGGGAGTATAACTGAGCTGGAAAACGATACACACAGAATACTGTAACTCCACAACAATACTAACACATCTGgtaagaaatttttaaaaaatcaaacagaaccggatgacacagacagactaaTCATACAACCCTAAAATAATGtcacacaaaaggaaaaacatcaacagtgaaacactgacacGCAGACTAGACAGGTTATCTGGATCATAAATCTtcaaaagtatgtaaaaagattatgtatatatatattcaaatacaaaagaaaacatggGAAGGTCAGGACATAATTCGGTCTATTATGAGAGGAAATACAGAACAGAAATAATACATCTGTAAAGAAAATTGAGAAGGATAACCACAAGATcagtttacttttttctttttaattacgaCTTCAGGTCATGCGATCAGCAAAATAAACCGAGGTATCCTCTAATTTCTCGTTGTAACTCTCCTCCTTCAACTATGGAAACAAAACATTGCTGGCAAATCAAGCTTGTTACTAGAGAAATGGGTGGAAAAATAAGATGACAACAAAAACTACTCACGCATTAAGATTAGATGGAAAGGAAcaaagcagagagggagagaaagacaaacacttGACATGTACTGTGATGGAGTGGGAAGGAATAAATCAGAGAAAGTGAGTGAAGACAAGCACACGGAAGTGAACTGATGTTCACAATGTATGTACAAAACCCCTCCACCTATGAAGTCGCACAGTCCTACAATGGTTTCTGTTCACTGCCTGTTGTGAAACTGAGTTAAACGTTGGGAACATTAGACTGAAATCAACATGCTGTGTGGAAGACCATGTGAATGAAATGTCATGCCGTCATGGTAAAAAGTTGTTAAGTGCCACTTCAGAAAAAATACACTTCTGCTGACATTGCAAGTTGGTTCAAATATTAACTTgccaaaataaaatcaaatgctGCTCAAACTGTTGCTACACAAGTCTTCATGTCTTTGTTCTCAttaatttttatattatttattcaaGGTACACATGTTCATCGCTCAGATATTTGTTCAGCATAAGTATCTGCCTGtcagtacttttttctttctatttttttttacaagttgagcCTTTTTAACTAGCAACgaaatcctgcagtttagaagaATGTTTGTAAATTCTAAAGGAAACAATCAACTGTACTTACGTTACAATACTGGCGTCAGACATTTTCATACTTCCAATCTATCATGTTTGAAGTTTTGATGTTTGCTTCACTCCTTGTCTTTCACTTAAGTACGCAAACCAACCAGTGTTCCCAACATTTCACTCAGCTACACTCCACAAGGTGACAGATGTAGGTGAATGTGTACAGTGGAAACAAACA from Babylonia areolata isolate BAREFJ2019XMU chromosome 18, ASM4173473v1, whole genome shotgun sequence encodes:
- the LOC143293171 gene encoding LOW QUALITY PROTEIN: uncharacterized protein LOC143293171 (The sequence of the model RefSeq protein was modified relative to this genomic sequence to represent the inferred CDS: deleted 1 base in 1 codon; substituted 1 base at 1 genomic stop codon), translating into MAAQQMFEPRILYGQGKRATTLLTQDGCVYPIIAHEAKHDRVRHCSAPQYGDRIQRGERPMHRSTLTLAKPPWDADYSTTNNKFHGGSKTLEPEGRPPASRSMHRSQFNFGGYGGYGTYPGVPRAXGEHPDVWKSDYTKTYFEKDIVPANRLHLTSLANRINQTEGVKMKEVVKPSEGPMNYFTQYKRVHDKLGTLRGPGVQRGYPIREQYNTITGEVMGLAWKEENHRTSGNRVLHGIRSAMPSTTLQ